Below is a window of Arthrobacter sp. SLBN-112 DNA.
CTCGTAGCCACCGTCATGAGCAACCTGGGGCTCAAGCTCGCCCTCCGTGACGCCGGCATCACCATCATGGAAACCGCGGTGGGGGACCGCTACGTCCTGGAAGGCATGCGCGACGGCGGGTACAACCTCGGCGGCGAACAATCCGGCCACGTGATCTTCTCCGATTACGCCACCACCGGTGACGGCCTCCTCACCGGCCTGCAGCTCGCCGCGCAGGTGGCCCTCACCGGGAAGCCGCTTAAGGAACTGGCCACCGTGATGACCAAGCTCCCGCAGGTCCTCATCAACGTCAAGGGCGTGGACCGCAGCAAGGTGGGAAACAATGACGTGCTCGCCCAAGCCGTCGGGGCAGCGGAAGCAGCGCTCGGTGACACCGGCCGCGTCCTGCTCCGTCCCTCCGGCACTGAGCCCGTGGTCCGGGTGATGGTGGAAGCCGCGGACGAGGAAACCGCCCAGTCAATCGCCGAACACCTGGCACAAGTGGTCCGGGCAGAACTCGCGCTGGAACTCGTCGCCGACTAACCGGCAAAAGACCGCAACTAAAAAGTGGCCCGCCTCCCAAAGGGAAGCGGGCCACTCGCGGGTTAGGGAAAAACCTAGACACGGTCCTTCAGTGCATCACGGATCTCGGTCAGAAGTGCAACCTGCGGATCCTCCGCGGCCTCCTTCTTCACATCCTTGTCGATGCCCAGCCGCCGGTTGCGGCGCTCGATCATGTGATTCATCGGCATAACCACAACGAAGTAGATGGCGCCCGCAATCAGCAGGAAATTGACGATTGCCGTCAGCAGGATCCCAAACTCGATGGCGTTGCCGTTTAGCTCAACCCTCGCGAAGCTGTCGAAGTTGGGGGCACCCACCAGGCCTGAAATGAACGGCATGAGCACCTTGTTGACCATCGCCGTGACCACTGCCCCGAACGCAGTACCCATGACAACGGCGACGGCAAGGTCAACGACGTTGCCTTTCATGATGAAGTTCTTGAATCCTGTCAGCATGGGAACCACGCTAGCCCACGGAAGCAGCCCGCCAGATGACGCCGAGGTAAATTCCCCTTGCGTGTCAGCAACGGAAAGCGCCTGCTGCACGCTCACAGGTACGCTGGCGCCGCTTCCAAGCCGAAGTATTCCTCCAGTGTGCCGATGCCCCGGTTCACCATGTCCGTGGCCGCCTCAACCCCCACGAACCGGAGGTGCCACGGCTCGTAGTAGTAGCCCGTGATGGGGTGCAGCATCCACGGATAACGGACCACGAATCCGAACCGGTAGGCGTTCGCCTTCGCCCAGGCGGCCGCCGGCTGGTCGGCGAAACACGGCTGGAAGCTGCAGGCCCCGCCGCCGTCCCCGATGTCGAAGGCCCACCCCGTCTGGTGCTCGGAGTGGCCGGGCCGCGCACTGGCGGTGTCGGCGTCGGCTTGCCCGCGTGCGGCGACGTACCCGTTGTAGGTGGTCACCTGCGTGCTGTACGAGCGGTAGCCGCTGGCCAGGACCATCGCCACGCCGTCCCGCGCGGCAGCCGCGAACATCGCCTCGGCGGCTGCCGCCGTCGTGCTGTTCAGCAGTGCCGCTTCACCCGAGGCGGAAATGGCGACGTCCGGACGCGCCAGATCAGCCGGCACGTAGTCCGCCGGCTTCAGGGGCCTGTGCTTGTTCACGATGACCCACTGGCTGGCCGGGTCGTCAAGCGAAAACTGCCGCGCTAACGTTGCGGACGGCGACGGCGTGGGGGACTGTGTTTCCGGCGACTGGCCCACCGTGGCCGCCTCCGCCGTCGGGCCGGCCGACGCGGTGGGGGCAGCGGGGGACGGCGAAGCGGAGGAAAGAGCAGCGGACGACGACGGCGCAGCCGGAGGTGCCTCCGGCGTGCAGGCTGCCAGGACAGTCAG
It encodes the following:
- the mscL gene encoding large conductance mechanosensitive channel protein MscL, with the translated sequence MLTGFKNFIMKGNVVDLAVAVVMGTAFGAVVTAMVNKVLMPFISGLVGAPNFDSFARVELNGNAIEFGILLTAIVNFLLIAGAIYFVVVMPMNHMIERRNRRLGIDKDVKKEAAEDPQVALLTEIRDALKDRV
- a CDS encoding M15 family metallopeptidase; protein product: MCYQCGSATRRSFARFLAAGAGLTVLAACTPEAPPAAPSSSAALSSASPSPAAPTASAGPTAEAATVGQSPETQSPTPSPSATLARQFSLDDPASQWVIVNKHRPLKPADYVPADLARPDVAISASGEAALLNSTTAAAAEAMFAAAARDGVAMVLASGYRSYSTQVTTYNGYVAARGQADADTASARPGHSEHQTGWAFDIGDGGGACSFQPCFADQPAAAWAKANAYRFGFVVRYPWMLHPITGYYYEPWHLRFVGVEAATDMVNRGIGTLEEYFGLEAAPAYL